Below is a genomic region from Eremothecium sinecaudum strain ATCC 58844 chromosome V, complete sequence.
CGGTGCGCTCCCCGCATTTAAGGAGGCATCCTCTCCATCTTCCTCCCGGATGTCTTCTAGCTCATCGTCGTTTTGCGTCGTCCTTTTCATAGATTTGCCCTCCAGATTATTAAACTGCTTTCTCGCGTCCGCTATCACCTTATTCATCATTATCAGTTCTTCTGCACGCCCCAATTTAACAGGATCATTTCGCAGTACAAATTTAAAGTCTTCTACTTTTATTTTAGTCCTATTAACTGTCTGAGCGCATTTATATGCGCTTGTGCATATATCAGATAGATATGACGAAACCAGTTCGTCTACACACTGTACGGTCTCTACCAAAGGCTGTGGGCTATCACCATAGGCATATAACAGCGATGCAATGTCTTTACTGAATAGGTTAGTTCTTTTAAGCTTTTTCGACATGGAGAAGAATATATTAAACCAGATATAATCTGGTAAATTAGCCGCCACCCAACTATTAGTATCTGCTACATTTCAAAGTGTTATGTTAACTACTCAGATGAAGCTCTCACATTGTCGTGACAAATGACAGCCAAGCCGTTACCGCTATTAGATACCGCTCACGGTTTCCTCCTTTGAATAAAAAAGTCGgtacttttttttttcagTTGAATTTAATAATCTTCAAAGACTAATAAGAGTAGGAGCAGGAGGACTTACTTACTTTAGCAGTAAAGCATACCGCGCGCTCTCCCTTAAATTCAATAAAGTCTCTCGATGAGTACTAATGAGTACTAATAACATAGTCAAAGGCGGTAAGAAGGAAGAGACAAGCCCAAATACAAAGTGTGGCTCGGGAAATGCAGTTGGAAGCGTGGACGATAAAAACAATAACGTAATGGGATCTGGTAGGTTACCGGTAGTACGAAGGCATAGAGCGAAGACATTTACTGGGTGTTGGACGTGTAGGCTAAGGAAGGTTAAGTGTGATCTTGGGAAGCCGACGTGTAAACGTTGCGAGAAATCGAGGTTAGATTGTGGCGGTTATGATATTAAGCTACGATGGTCGAACCCTATCCAGTTTGATAAATTTGGTAATCAGGTTGCGGCTGATACAGATAAGGAAGGTAGTGAACCGCAGCAGCAGTTTCAGAGGCGTAATATCACTTTTGTACGATATAAAGATGAGTACGAGTATTATGAGGATATGGATGATGAGCTTTCGGCGCTACATTCTCCCCCACTAGATATGATTGCGAATGACAATACCTGGATTATTAAGAAGTTTGGTGTATTCAAAGGAACCGATCAAGGGAAAAATAAGTATGTTCCGcggaagaagaagaaggcaAATCGTATACTTGTAGATGCGGTAGCTAGAGAGAAACGTAAACGCCAAGAACAGATCGAGAAGCAGGAGTTGCGGCGAAAAAGGAAGCAGAAACAGGCGAATCAGATGGCCTCAGGCGCATTTTCAGCGAGTTTAAGACAGGTAGCTTCCGGCGCAACTAATGCGTCGTCTGCGCCGTTTGATTTTGATATTTCAAATATTGGGATTGCTAGCCACGAATGGATTTCTGGCGAGCTGAAGGATGAAGCTGTGCTATCCGGAATTACCCTACATAACACGGGGAATTCTATACCAGGTACTCATGCTTCTGGTAGTATTGGTCCTGGTCGTATGAGTGGTGGGATGTTAAATGCTCATCATTTATGCGATAATAATCGAAATGGGAACATTTCCTCGCAATCTGCACCTGTTTTATATCCTCAAACCTTAAATCGAGATGATAAATTACGAGCAGCTATATCTGTTAATAAGAACGTGCAACCTGCTAACGATATTACATTAGGAACTGGGGAATCTCGAATGCCTAGGGAAGTTATGGAGCTCGTTCATTCAGAAATAGCGAGCACCACTTTGGCTAAACTTCATCATAATCTACCACTTCAGATTTCTTCATCAGCGCTAAAAATAAACGGTTTGATGAGGTTTCTTATGCGGCACTACTCTCAGAATGTAGTTGAAGTAATGAGCCTGGTATCGCTACCTAGTAATCCTTGGATAACAATTTATTTGCCTCGGGCACTAAATGCCATGGGCGAGC
It encodes:
- the TAF13 gene encoding Taf13p (Syntenic homolog of Ashbya gossypii ADL347C; Syntenic homolog of Saccharomyces cerevisiae YML098W (TAF13)) gives rise to the protein MSKKLKRTNLFSKDIASLLYAYGDSPQPLVETVQCVDELVSSYLSDICTSAYKCAQTVNRTKIKVEDFKFVLRNDPVKLGRAEELIMMNKVIADARKQFNNLEGKSMKRTTQNDDELEDIREEDGEDASLNAGSAPEPVKRGRKPKKKKTNAAAKA
- the ARG81 gene encoding Arg81p (Syntenic homolog of Ashbya gossypii AAL175W; Non-syntenic homolog of Saccharomyces cerevisiae YML099C (ARG81)) is translated as MSTNNIVKGGKKEETSPNTKCGSGNAVGSVDDKNNNVMGSGRLPVVRRHRAKTFTGCWTCRLRKVKCDLGKPTCKRCEKSRLDCGGYDIKLRWSNPIQFDKFGNQVAADTDKEGSEPQQQFQRRNITFVRYKDEYEYYEDMDDELSALHSPPLDMIANDNTWIIKKFGVFKGTDQGKNKYVPRKKKKANRILVDAVAREKRKRQEQIEKQELRRKRKQKQANQMASGAFSASLRQVASGATNASSAPFDFDISNIGIASHEWISGELKDEAVLSGITLHNTGNSIPGTHASGSIGPGRMSGGMLNAHHLCDNNRNGNISSQSAPVLYPQTLNRDDKLRAAISVNKNVQPANDITLGTGESRMPREVMELVHSEIASTTLAKLHHNLPLQISSSALKINGLMRFLMRHYSQNVVEVMSLVSLPSNPWITIYLPRALNAMGELAAIGHTSNSRNTILNAILALSCFDLRNKFPSKSDEAKYFLNLNCQFMNQALSFLKLCLDLTIKDEKYKDVLAAILVVVSVEIRCGSTMDFQRYLNICEWYIHDRMKLRPLCSPKARYLHRIFALLKLIQSSTAIDKVSDKELNSEVRNSGGSTMMSDLLTRNSKNEKTGACETFFSKDGISIEISPVERIVLESAECGTTLQLINEELLKDAFYGLPVSIVLLFADCIELIRKKNYFRNKGLSISSDFEKSFLVLEKRLQNWEPEWNFWKDDRKLEFINELSEGIYHHTMSFYNGLIIYYYSMGRDFNINSLQSYVLKVLNHLTPLDKIINVKQSRINPLAWQSLIAGCACTDTNMQFAFKTWMTQFANGGVGPYYGALQVMLEVWRRRLNYEDNDDWYSVYSDWGMNMILC